The Rhinolophus sinicus isolate RSC01 linkage group LG17, ASM3656204v1, whole genome shotgun sequence DNA segment GGGCCTCCCGCCCACCCCAGGGTCCCGCCATGACCTGGCCAGACTTGGTGCTCTCCATGGAGCAGTCGGGGATGATCTTCGACAGCTGCACAATCCAGTTATTGATCTTGTCTCGGCGGCGGCGCTCCACTGTGGGGCAAAGTGGGGGACAAGGTGAGCGGCGAGAAGTCCCCCTCAGACATCACTGCTGTCCCCAACCCCAGCACGCCACCCCTACCTTCATTATGCTGAGCCCTGCGTTTCTCATCCCGAGTTGTCCGGGGAGCTTCTGACTTCCTGACAACGGAGCCCAGGGTAGCCAGAGTGATGGAAGGTCAAAAAGTAAGATTGGACTGTGGGGTCAGGAATCGCACAGGATTTGGCAGGGACTAAGACCACTCACGGAACTGAGAAGAGACAGGGTTACTCACGGGGAGTAAGGGTGGGTCCTGGGGGCAATGGAGCGCTGGCCACCTCCTTGCAACACTTCTTGTGGTGACATCATCACAAAGAACTGACCTGTGAGCATGCAGGTGGGTGCCGTAAGGACATGGGGCGAGAAACGTCAGCCAGCTGAGGCCAAGGCCCTGGGACCCGCCTCTGACAAGAGGGAACTTCCTTCTGCTGGAAGGGCAGCCCCAGACCCCCCGCCTGCGCAGGCCTCAGTGATCCTTAGGGGCCATGGGGAGAGGCCCAGCGCCCAGCGGCTGGCCCACAGCCCATGCCAGCCCCTCCAGCCAGCACCTCACAGCATCTTACCAGTGCCGGGAGGGGTCGCCTGTCCCAGCAGTGCCTCGGAGCCCTGGGTAGTGACGACAGCTGCTGTGCTCCCGGATGTTGTCCCTGCCGCCCCATCCCCCACGGCCGTGCTGGGGAAGTAAGTGTAATGCGTCTCAGCAGCTGTGCCCTCTGTGTCAACGCCATCATCACTGGTGAATGCACCCTGGATCACCGCCTGCAAGGGGAGCAAGAGAACTGAGTCCAGTGACGGTTAGATTCTCCCCCAGGAACTGCTCTGCAGCTACCCAGAGGGAGAGGCATCCAGACAGGCACAGGCAGCTCTGGGGGCCTCGGGCCCCCCCCactgtttcctttcttcatttcactCTTCAGAGAGCCAGTTCCCTCCCCCAACCACACCCCTGTACCTGGGTCATAGATTGAGTGGCAGGGTATCCACTGATGGCACCAGTCCCCTCAGTCtggccatccagctgcccctcggACACCTGGATCACCCTGTACATCACCTagaagcagggaggggaagagaggatgAGAGTGTACGTGCTAAGGCTCCCGGGGCCCCTCACAGAGCTTCTCGTAGATAGAATACGAGCCCTTCAGGGACACAGACCCAGCCTCTCCCCTTCCTGCACCCACACAGAGGTTTCAGCGTAGCCCTACCCCGTACCAATCTCTACTGCAAATGtagtgccccacccccaccccctaaatAGCCCACAGCTTCACCTCATCCTCCAAGCCAGGTCTCCCCTGACAGGTTCAACGACCTCCCTCAATCCCAACCCCCAGGAACACCTGCAGCCACCTGGCCCCCTCCCTTACCTGGCCCCCATTCTCAGTTCGGAAGACGTACTTGACGTTGGGGTCAGGGAAAGTGGCGGCTGACTGGATGCTGGCAATAGCCACACTGGTTGGGTCTTCCCCAGTTGCCACTGCACCTGAATTACAAGAGCACAGGAGGTAGCCCATGGGAGAGAGAGTGGCCATGATGGGCTCTTGATCCCAACTCACTTCTGTTTCTACCACTCACCTTCCTGGATCTGCACTGTCCCCTCTTCCGTTTCAGCTGTTTTCTGCTGCCTGTTTGTGGAGGGACATGGGGAGAATCAGGGGAGGAGTGACTGTAAAGCTCACTGGCCCAGTAACATGTGGCTCCCAAGCTCACTGGCATTCCCCACAGAGCGAGGTTAGGTTAGAATCTACTGAGTGTTCCCTGCGTATGGAAGCCGAGCTAAGCACTGAACAGGCACATCCTATTCAGTACCATGAGTGGCGCTGGTAACACTACTTTCGTTTTATGGAAGGGAAGGCCAgccacagagctagtaagtgatggagctgtGACCTGAACCCAGGcctgcctggctccagagccagtGCTCTGAGCCATTCTGCATTCTCTAGGCCTCCCGTCCCCCATCCCAGACCCTACCTCTTCTTCACTCACCCCTTCATCTCTCTGTGAGGGGGCACATCCGAGGAACTGGTCCTTCTTTGGAAGTCTTTGTATCTCCTGACTCACAGGCCTGAGTGCTAAGTCCTGGTAGAAATCAGGTAGTTTGCAGTGACTCTAGGAAACTGAGCagccttccccccaaccccaccccacccgcccaTATCTAGAACTTAGGCTCCATGAAGACACAGCCAAGAACAGGGCACAATCAGCTTCCTTCATTCTGATGCTGGGGAAGGGGCTACAGTGACTGAAAAAGCAACTGTATAAACAGTGAACCAAGAAATGTCTGTTCTCAAACCTAGGAAGGGAAAACTTGAACCCCATTGCCGTTGGAAAACCCTCCGGAATTATAAATGCCACACTTGGCCCTCGGGCCCCATTCCAGTGACAGGGCTCTTGTTTTGGGGTGTGCAGATTTATATCAGTTATTATTGGTTAAAGATTCAAAAGCCCAAGTGTATCCTCTTCAAGCCCAAGTGTATCCTCTTCAAGCCCCATCTATTTTATTCACCGAGCCTAAGAACAACAGAGTTGCTACAATGTTGCCATGACAACTCCAAATCAATGGAGCCTCAGCAAGAagggagaaaactccaggccaGGGTTGGAAAAGACAAGGGACAATGAATGAGGGAGGAATCCATCCACAAAGTGCCTTCCTTAGGACCCTGACACCCAGCCAGGGGGCAGGAAAAACAAAGGGTTGAGCAGACAGATGCCTCCAGAAAGAAACAGCTACATGGTacaaaccaataaaataaatCCCACATGAAAGGGTAACTTTTGTGTAAATTCTCTACCCATTCAGTCCCCCAAACCTTTCCTATCCAAGGAAAATCTTCAGCGGATGACCCTTTGAAAGCCCGAATCCAAGGAAAGTGttaaccaaacagaaaaaaaagaattgggaaCTGAAAGTGAAACTGTCCGGAGGAAGTACCGCTGCAAGAAGCCCCCAGTCCCCAAGGGGAAGTGGCGCCGGCTTTGGGGACCACCTGCTTCTCCGTCCTGGAACCTGCGGGGACAGTGCCCCTCCAGGCTCGCGGCGCTGACTGCAGGAGGAGGCAGTGAACGAGCGCGGGGCGCGGGAGGCGTCGCCAGCGCCCACAGCTGTCAGCCAGGGACAGCCGCCGAGGACAGCCGCCGGCTCAGGCTGCGCATTCACATCCTCGCGGGACGTGCGGAAGCATCTCCTGAGCACGAGGGCACGCGACACGGAGAGCAGGAAGGGACGCTGTGCCGTGCACGCTCGGGCGACGAGGGCCCAGCGAGAGCCCTGCTCGGTCCGGACACAAAGGGGCAACAGTCCCGTCGCGACAGCAGCCGGCGCGCAGACCTCGCCGGGGAGCGCGGCGGCGTCTCCCGCAGGCTCGCCGGCCACAGGCGCgcgccccggccccggccccgccgAGCCGGCCGAGAGGGCGCCGCGCTCGGCCGGGCGCGCAGGGCGGGACGCGCGGGGCGGGCGCGAGTCGGCCCACAAAGCGGGTGGGAGATAAAGAGCCTGGCACGGCCCCTCCCTCAAAACAAAGGCTTCCCCAGGCGTCCCCGGACGTGAAACACGGAAACAGAGCCACGGCCGCCCGGTCTGGCCGGCCcacccagcctccagcctcccGCGGGCCCCGCACTCACGGGCCAAGGCCGCCTCAGCCGCCGGTTCTCCCCGACAGAGCAGCCCCTGTCCCGACTCCGGCAGCTCCATGGACCGCTGCGCATGCGCGACCCCGGCGCGCGGCCATGCGGCTGAGGGGCGGAAGTGCCGCTGAGGGGCGGAAGTGCCCGGTGGGCCCGCCCAGCCGGGAGCCGCCCACTTCCCCTCGCGGCGCCTTGAGGGTTGCGGGGTGCGCCGCACGGGGGCGTGGCTGGGGCCGAGGGGCGGAGACTTCCCGGGAACCCGGAAGGATGACGAGAGGCCGGCGCTTTCGGCGGCGGCAGGGGGGAGACGCCTGGCTGTGCTCCGCTCTTCCAGCTGGACGCGGCCGTGTCGTTCAGTTCCGGGAGAGGGCGTGAGGCCCGCAGAGGTGTGGGCACGGGCGTGGCCGCCGCGCCGTCCTTACCGAGGGCGTCCGGGCGGCCAAGGGGGAGTCGGGGCACGACGTGCAGCGTTTCCTGCTGGAGGCTAGGACGTGGCTGGGCGCGCTCAGGCCTGACCGCTGCTTCGTGGCGGCGTCAGAGCCGCGCACACAAACACCCCCGCCCCCGGGCTCCCAGCTTTTGAGGCTCGAGCCTGTGACGGGGACCTCGCTTCCCGTCCTCGCCGGTCAGCACCCGCCCTCCCCCCGTCGGGGTCGGAGGAGCGCGGCGTGACGGGCCGAGCGGAGCCGGACTCCAGGGGTCCCAGCCACGTCTGCCACGCGTCACCGCCCACACCGCTGGCAGGCCTTTGGGCTCCATTAGCGTTAGTTTCCTCGACCAAAATGCAGAGGCCATTCCCCGCCCGACAGCTTCGTACGGCCGAGGGCAGAGACTCCGTGCGCCCCGGAGACCCAGCCTTCATGGCGCGTGGTGGACATTATGTCAACGTAGGTTTCTCTTCCCATCTCCTGACCGCCAAGAGCCCAGCTCTGGTTTCTAGCCGCAGGTCTCCATGGCAACTGAGGAAGAGCTCACGAACAACAGGACGACCACAATTGGCCAAACGTATGCAATTAGCATACCTATCACACAAGACTTGCATAAGAATAATGAAATCCCACTGTTTACAtgtaaaaatacaacttttattcTGAAACGTCACCCCTTCCTTAGAATGGGACTGGAGGCCCCGGCCCGCCTGGAGAAGCAATTCCAGTGCCTAGGGGATACCCTTCCCCTTCCCTGGAATAGGAGGAAATGACTCCAAAGGCAAAACGAGACGCCAGACAGGCCTCTTCCTTCAGGTGACAGAGGCAGGGGTGGAGGAGATAGAAAGGGAGCCAGTCCCTCCAGCAAACACCGAGGTCTTCAAAGAGCCTGCTGAACGTGTCACTCCTACTCAGGGACTAAGAGGGCCAGCAGGGATACAGGGGTCCAAGGACAGAACAAGCTGAGCAATCCTccaagtgtttgtgtgtgaaaGGCTCAGAGCCGgccctgttccccacccccacgctgGGGGCTTCCATGGAGAGAAGTTCACGGCCTCAGAGGAGGCAGAAACTTGGCCGGAGTTCCCCCTTCAGTCTTCACTTTGACAGGCCTCTGAAGTGTTCTGcctgctctttcttccctctggCCAGTGACCTCACTCCCTAGGAACAGGACCTTTTCTTGGGGAATCTCCTGAGGAATAAGCGCTTTGTGTCTGAGCCAAGTTCAGGCAAACCAACCGAGGCAGTGCCTCCCACAGGCAGAGAGACGCTAGAGGGCCGGAACCCATAGAGGTGGGCTCCACAGCTGCTCAGGCTGCAGAAGTCACAGCTGGTCAGGGACCCAGAGATTCAGGGCAACTCCTGTCCCCTTTGCCCAGTGCTCTGGCCTGTTACAGTCCCTCGCCTTTCTCAGGGTTGGCGTGTGTCTCAAATGCATATGTTCGACGCTGTGGGGGCAGAAGGGGGTGAGGGGGCTGGGCTTCTCTGGGGGGCAGGCTAAGCCGACTCCGGGGTCCAGACCCTTCTGTGCCTACAGATGGGAGCTCCAAGAAGCTAAGGGGCCGAGGGGAATGGGCAGGGGTCACGCTACAGGGGGAGGTTCTGGGGAGGAGGCTGTAGTCCTCTCCCCCAGTACAGGTCTGGGTCCGCCGaactccctgggcctcagtcctCTGGCGGTCTCGGGCCAGGGCCACAGCAGCATCAAAGGAAAGACTGCCCCCATTCCTCCAGGAGGTGCGGGAGGCTCTGGACCCCCAAGCCCTCTCCCCAGGAGTCCCATCGAGCCGGCCAGGCCTCGGGCATGGGTTTGCAGGAGCCACGTGGATCTTACTACACATCGCACTGGGCATCTTGGCAAACTGTGGCTTAGGGGGCACCACTGGCACGGAGCGCACCTGTTGGACCTGAACCATGGTGGCAGCCAGGCGCATGCTCACACCACCGGCTGGGCCCAGGAGAGAGGGCCACAGGCTGCAACCCTCCTCCGGACTGGGCTGCCCCTCAGGCTCCATGTCCTCCAGCCGAGGTGGCTGTGGGGGTGCCCGCTCCATCTCAGAGGGCTGGGCGTTGCCCTCTTTGGCACCGTCAACCTCCAGGGACTCTCCACAAGGCCCTTCAAAGAGGAAGTCGTCTTCTAAATGTCCTCCAGCCGTCCGGTCTCCCTCCGCCTCTCCATCTCCACTCTCCCGTT contains these protein-coding regions:
- the USF1 gene encoding upstream stimulatory factor 1 isoform X2, with the translated sequence MYRVIQVSEGQLDGQTEGTGAISGYPATQSMTQAVIQGAFTSDDGVDTEGTAAETHYTYFPSTAVGDGAAGTTSGSTAAVVTTQGSEALLGQATPPGTGQFFVMMSPQEVLQGGGQRSIAPRTHPYSPKSEAPRTTRDEKRRAQHNEVERRRRDKINNWIVQLSKIIPDCSMESTKSGQSKGGILSKACDYIQELRQSNHRLSEELQGLDQLQLDNDVLRQQVEDLKNKNLLLRAQLRHHGVEVVIKSDSN
- the USF1 gene encoding upstream stimulatory factor 1 isoform X1, with amino-acid sequence MKGQQKTAETEEGTVQIQEGAVATGEDPTSVAIASIQSAATFPDPNVKYVFRTENGGQVMYRVIQVSEGQLDGQTEGTGAISGYPATQSMTQAVIQGAFTSDDGVDTEGTAAETHYTYFPSTAVGDGAAGTTSGSTAAVVTTQGSEALLGQATPPGTGQFFVMMSPQEVLQGGGQRSIAPRTHPYSPKSEAPRTTRDEKRRAQHNEVERRRRDKINNWIVQLSKIIPDCSMESTKSGQSKGGILSKACDYIQELRQSNHRLSEELQGLDQLQLDNDVLRQQVEDLKNKNLLLRAQLRHHGVEVVIKSDSN